The Pleurodeles waltl isolate 20211129_DDA chromosome 6, aPleWal1.hap1.20221129, whole genome shotgun sequence genome has a segment encoding these proteins:
- the LOC138301671 gene encoding olfactory receptor 5AP2-like has product MDINNGTQVSEFILLGFSDDPKVQIGLFSTFTVTYMITVIGNLLLVILTWYDAALTTPMYVFLCNLSLMDLCFSTVTVPKMLSNFLAKKKSISFVGCFVQLYFFHFIGSAECFLLTIMSFDRYVAICCPLRYMQVMSRHVCFCLASASWISGFLFSFGHTSMTVTLSYCGPNQVNHFFCDIPPLLQLSCSDVHSTTLEIFIFGGMVAGGSFLLTLTSYICIITAILKIKSASGRQKTFSTCAAHLIVVSIFFSTILFMYLRPKSSYSMDQDKVLSVLYNVLTPLLNPMIYSFRNNEVKVALKKCIRIGLLHKYPR; this is encoded by the coding sequence atggaCATAAACAATGGAACACAAGTGTCAGAGTTCATCCTTTTGGGTTTTTCAGATGACCCAaaagtgcagattggacttttctcTACTTTCACTGTTACATATATGATCACAGTAATCGGCAATCTGCTCCTGGTGATATTAACCTGGTATGATGCAGCACTTACGACTCCCATGTACGTGTTTCTCTGCAACTTGTCCCTCATGGACCTGTGCTTCTCAACTGTGACGGTTCCCAAAATGTTGTCAAATTTCCTAGCCAAAAAGAAAAGTATATCCTTTGTGGGATGTTTTGTGCAGCTGTACTTCTTCCACTTTATAGGCAGTGCAGAATGTTTCCTCCTGACCATCATGAGCTTTGATCGCTATGTGGCCATCTGCTGCCCACTGCGCTATATGCAGGTGATGAGTAGACACGTCTGCTTCTGCCTGGCCTCTGCCAGCTGGATCAGTGGTTTCTTGTTCTCTTTTGGTCACACATCCATGACTGTGACCTTATCATACTGTGGCCCCAACCAAGTGAATCACTTCTTCTGTGATATCCCCCCACTACTGCAACTGTCCTGCTCTGATGTCCACAGCACAACCCTAGAAATTTTCATATTTGGGGGAATGGTGGCAGGGGGTTCATTTTTGTTGACCCTCACTTCTTACATCTGCATTATTACTGCAATCCTGAAGATAAAGTCTGCTTCTGGGAGACAAAAAACCTTCTCCACCTGTGCAGCTCACCTGATCGTTGTGTCCATCTTCTTCAGCACTATCCTCTTCATGTACCTAAGGCCAAAGTCCAGCTACTCTATGGATCAGGATAAGGTTCTCAGCGTTCTTTATAATGTTCTGACGCCATTGTTGAACCCTATGATCTATAGCTTCAGAAACAATGAAGTAAAGGTAGCGTTGAAGAAATGTATCAGAATAGGATTATTACATAAGTATCCCAGATGA